The window CCACCACCGCGACCAAGTTGCCGCTGACCATTCGCGAAACCCCGCAATCAGTCACCGTAATCACCCGTCAGCAGATGGATGATCGCGGCGTACAAAGCGTTGGCGATGCGTTGCGCAATACCCCCGGCGTCACGTCGCAGAAGTACGACAGTGACCGTACCGAGTTTTCCGCCCGTGGCTTTGCCATCACCAACTTCCAGTACGATGGCGTCAACATCCCCTACGACGGCGTGTACGGTGAAAACCCCAACAACAGCGACGACGCAGCCAGCCTCGACCACATCGAAGTCATCAAAGGCGCCACCGGCCTGATGACTGGCGCTGGCGACCCGTCCGCCACGGTCAACCTGATCCGCAAGAAGCCGACCAAGGAGTTCAAGGCTTCGGTCAGCGCCACCGCCGGTTACTGGGACAACTACCGCACCGAAGGCGACATCTCCGGTTCACTGAACAATTCCGGCAGCGTGCGCGGTCGCTTCGTCGGTGCCCTTCAGGACAAAGATTCGTACATCGACCACTACAGCCAGAAGAAAGACCTGTTTTATGGTGTGCTCGAAGCCGACCTGACCGACGATACCCTGCTGACCCTGGGCGTCGACAAGTCCAGTGCCACCCCGCGCGGCAGCTCCTGGACCGGTAACTCGCCGTACTTCACCGACGGCGGCCGTACCGACTTCTCTCGCAGTTTCAACCCAGGTGCCGATTGGAGCCGTCGTGATTTCGACAGCGTCACCTACTTCTCGTCGCTGGAGCAAGCGCTGGCCAATGACTGGAAATTCAAGGCCAGCTTCGACCAGAAAACCACCGATCACGATACCCAACTGGCCTCGGCCAGCGGTGGTTACGCGGACCGCGCCACGGGCGAAGGCAATTTCCTTTACTGGGGTCGCTGGGAAGGTCATCGCGTGCAGAACAGCGCAGACGTAAGCGTCTCCGGTCCGTTCTCCCTGGGCGGTCGCGAGCATGAACTGGTAGCCGGCTTCATGGCATCGCACTCGCGCCAGACCGGCTCGACGTACGACACCAGCGCCTTCGAACTGGTGCCGGGCAGCATCTATGACTGGAACGGCAGCCTGCCGAAACAGGACTTCCCGAAAAACGGCAAGTACGAACGCACCCAGAGCCAGAACGGTCTTTACCTGGCCACGCGCCTGCGTCCGACCGACGACCTGTCGTTCATCCTCGGCAGCCGTCTGAGCACCTTCAAGTACAACGAGGATTACTCCTACTATCCGGGCGGCACCCTCACCGACACTCACGCCAGCTACAAGGAACACGGGGTTGTCACGCCTTACGCCGGTGTGGTCTATGACCTGAACGATACCTACTCGGTCTACGGCAGCTACACCAAGATCTACCAACCTCAGATCAACAAGGACATCAACGGTT of the Pseudomonas frederiksbergensis genome contains:
- a CDS encoding TonB-dependent siderophore receptor — its product is MRPQIRRTPLALAVQRPTLHRTLLTSVMLAATLLGSSMANAAPVKVNIAGQSLSSALTELGMQTPLQILYSPDQVAGIKSRAVSGSLEPSDALVTLLKGTGISFQISGNTVTLVTGGASLQLGATTISGQALGLTTEDTGSYTTGATTTATKLPLTIRETPQSVTVITRQQMDDRGVQSVGDALRNTPGVTSQKYDSDRTEFSARGFAITNFQYDGVNIPYDGVYGENPNNSDDAASLDHIEVIKGATGLMTGAGDPSATVNLIRKKPTKEFKASVSATAGYWDNYRTEGDISGSLNNSGSVRGRFVGALQDKDSYIDHYSQKKDLFYGVLEADLTDDTLLTLGVDKSSATPRGSSWTGNSPYFTDGGRTDFSRSFNPGADWSRRDFDSVTYFSSLEQALANDWKFKASFDQKTTDHDTQLASASGGYADRATGEGNFLYWGRWEGHRVQNSADVSVSGPFSLGGREHELVAGFMASHSRQTGSTYDTSAFELVPGSIYDWNGSLPKQDFPKNGKYERTQSQNGLYLATRLRPTDDLSFILGSRLSTFKYNEDYSYYPGGTLTDTHASYKEHGVVTPYAGVVYDLNDTYSVYGSYTKIYQPQINKDINGSTLAPVEGDSYETGLKAAYFDGKLNASLAFFRIEQDNVAQSVGTDLNTGDGIFKATDGATTNGVELELAGELAQDWNVSAGYTYARTRDKDEQRIFGFPLATSKPEHVIRTFTTYRLPGALDQFTVGGGVSWQSAFYGQSYSPNVGGGEGGSTMLKQGGYTLVDLMTRYQYDDHLSFTVNAYNIFDKRYLTGLGNFGTTFYGEPRNMQITAKYDF